A stretch of the Nyctibius grandis isolate bNycGra1 chromosome 13, bNycGra1.pri, whole genome shotgun sequence genome encodes the following:
- the ZNF711 gene encoding zinc finger protein 711 isoform X2 has protein sequence MDPGGGSLGLQTQESKMPHTMIMQDFVAGMAGTAHIDGDHIVVSVPEAVLVSDVVTDDGITLDHGLAAEVVQGPDIITETDVVTEGVIVPDSVLEADVAIEEALDTSDHVLTSDLITETVRVPDQVFVADLVTGPDGHLEHVVQDSVSGANSPTMVSEEVLVTNSDSEAVIQGAGTVPGSTVTIKTEDDDDGKSTSEDYLMISLDDVGEKLDHIGSTPLKISTEVTNDDVAKDDGFGSEVIKVYIFKAEAEDDVEIGGTEIVTESDFHNGHSVAGVIEQGGVGRMQREKMVYMAVKDSSQEDEDISCAEIADEVYMEVIVGEEEATSLPDTQLEDSGVNKTFVPVAWAAAYGDERRLPRRYEDGQAAGNNLDTRLENKNAVIIGPDGQPLTVYPCHICGKKFKSRGFLKRHMKNHPDHMIKKKYQCTDCDFTTNKKVSFHNHLESHKLINKVDKTHEFTEYTRRYREASPLSSNKLILRDKEPKLHKCKYCDYETAEQGLLNRHLLAVHSKNFPHVCVECGKGFRHPSELKKHMRTHTGEKPYQCQHCVFRCADQSNLKTHIKTKHGTDLPFKCEHCPQAFADEKELQQHTELFQGHKTHQCPHCDHKSTNSSDLKRHIISVHTKDFPHKCEVCEKGFHRPSELKKHSETHKGKKIHQCRHCDFKTSDPFVLSGHILSVHTKDLPFKCKRCKRGFRQQNDLKKHMKTHSGRKVYQCQYCEYSTTDASGFKRHVISIHTKDYPHRCEYCKKGFRRPSEKNQHIMRHHKEAIM, from the exons ATGGATCCAGGTGGTGGAAGCCTTGGGCTGCAAACACAAGAATCCAAAATGCCTCACACTATGATTATGCAGGATTTTG TGGCTGGAATGGCTGGCACTGCTCACATTGATGGAGACCATATTGTTGTATCAGTCCCCGAAGCTGTCCTAGTTTCTGATGTTGTTACCGATGATGGAATAACTCTTGATCATGGCTTAGCAGCTGAAGTTGTCCAAGGACCTGACATCATCACTGAAACTGATGTTGTAACAGAAGGTGTAATTGTTCCCGATTCCGTTTTGGAAGCTGATGTTGCTATTGAAGAAGCTTTAGATACCAGTGATCATGTTTTGACTTCTGATCTAATAACAGAAACCGTTAGAGTTCCTGATCAGGTTTTTGTGGCTGACCTTGTTACGGGTCCTGATGGACATCTGGAGCATGTGGTGCAAGACTCTGTGTCAGGAGCCAACTCGCCTACAATGGTTTCAGAAGAAGTTCTCGTAACGAACTCAGATTCTGAAGCAGTCATTCAAGGGGCTGGTACTGTTCCTGGCTCCACAGTGACTATAAAAACAGAAGACGATGACGATGGCAAGAGTACATCTGAAGACTACTTAATGATATCTT TGGATGATGTTGGAGAAAAGTTGGACCACATAGGAAGCACTCCCTTGAAAATCAGTACCGAGGTGACAAATGATGACGTTGCTAAAGACGACGGGTTTGGTTCAGAAGTTATCAAAGTGTACATATTTAAAGCTGAAGCCGAAGATGATGTCGAAATAG GTGGGACAGAAATTGTCACAGAGAGTGACTTTCACAATGGACATTCTGTAGCTGGAGTAATTGAACAAGGAGGTGTTGGTAGAATGCAGCGAGAAAAAATGGTTTACATGGCTGTTAAGGACTCTTCTCAGGAAGATGAAGACATTA GCTGTGCTGAAATAGCAGATGAAGTTTATATGGAAGTTATTGTAGGTGAAGAAGAAGCTACATCGCTTCCAGACACACAGCTTGAAGACTCTGGCGTGAATAAAACTTTTGTCCCTGTTGCTTGGGCTGCTGCTTACG GAGATGAAAGAAGGCTACCCAGAAGATACGAAGATGGTCAAGCGGCAG GAAATAACTTGGATACACGATTAGAAAACAAAAACG ctgTTATAATAGGTCCTGATGGACAGCCCTTAACAGTTTACCCTTGTCATATTTGTGggaaaaaatttaaatccaGAGGATTCTTGAAAAGGCACATGAAGAATCATCCAGATCATATGATCAAGAAGAAATACCAGTGTACAGACTGTGACTTTACAACTAACAAAAAAGTAAGTTTCCACAATCATCTGGAAAGCCATAAACTTATAAATAAAGTTGATAAAACCCATGAGTTCACAGAATATACAAGAAGATACAGAGAAGCAAGCCCACTGAGTTCTAATAAGCTAATACTGAGGGACAAGGAGCCTAAGCTACACAAGTGCAAATATTGTGACTATGAAACTGCAGAGCAGGGACTACTCAATAGACATCTCCTTGCAGTTCACAGTAAGAACTTCCCTCACGTATGTGTGGAGTGTGGGAAAGGATTCCGTCATCCATCAGAGCTGAAAAAGCATATGAGGACCCACACTGGGGAAAAGCCATACCAGTGTCAGCACTGTGTCTTCAGGTGTGCTGATCAGTCCAACCTGAAAACTcacatcaaaaccaaacacGGGACTGATTTGCCATTTAAATGTGAGCACTGTCCCCAGGCGTTCGCAGACGAAAAAGAactgcagcagcacacagaatTATTTCAAGGGCATAAGACTCATCAGTGTCCACATTGTGACCATAAGAGCACCAATTCAAGTGACCTGAAGCGACACATTATTTCAGTTCACACAAAGGATTTTCCCCACAAGTGCGAGGTATGTGAAAAAGGCTTCCATCGTCCATCCGAGCTCAAAAAGCATAGTGAAACCCATAAAGGTAAAAAGATCCATCAGTGTAGACACTGTGACTTTAAAACATCAGATCCTTTTGTACTTAGCGGGCATATCCTCTCAGTTCACACCAAGGACCTgccttttaaatgcaaaagatgTAAAAGAGGATTTAGGCAGCAAAATGACCTTAAGAAGCACATGAAGACCCACAGTGGAAGAAAAGTTTATCAATGCCAGTATTGTGAATATAGCACTACGGATGCGTCGGGATTTAAACGACATGTAATATCAATACACACAAAAGACTATCCACATAGGTGTGAGTATTGCAAAAAGGGATTCCGTAGaccctctgaaaaaaatcagcatataATGAGGCACCACAAAGAGGCCATAATGTAA
- the ZNF711 gene encoding zinc finger protein 711 isoform X1 has product MDPGGGSLGLQTQESKMPHTMIMQDFVAGMAGTAHIDGDHIVVSVPEAVLVSDVVTDDGITLDHGLAAEVVQGPDIITETDVVTEGVIVPDSVLEADVAIEEALDTSDHVLTSDLITETVRVPDQVFVADLVTGPDGHLEHVVQDSVSGANSPTMVSEEVLVTNSDSEAVIQGAGTVPGSTVTIKTEDDDDGKSTSEDYLMISLDDVGEKLDHIGSTPLKISTEVTNDDVAKDDGFGSEVIKVYIFKAEAEDDVEIGGTEIVTESDFHNGHSVAGVIEQGGVGRMQREKMVYMAVKDSSQEDEDISCAEIADEVYMEVIVGEEEATSLPDTQLEDSGVNKTFVPVAWAAAYGDERRLPRRYEDGQAAGNNLDTRLENKNGNATQYLQICDSLSTNRVLKQKTRKRRRGEARQWQTAVIIGPDGQPLTVYPCHICGKKFKSRGFLKRHMKNHPDHMIKKKYQCTDCDFTTNKKVSFHNHLESHKLINKVDKTHEFTEYTRRYREASPLSSNKLILRDKEPKLHKCKYCDYETAEQGLLNRHLLAVHSKNFPHVCVECGKGFRHPSELKKHMRTHTGEKPYQCQHCVFRCADQSNLKTHIKTKHGTDLPFKCEHCPQAFADEKELQQHTELFQGHKTHQCPHCDHKSTNSSDLKRHIISVHTKDFPHKCEVCEKGFHRPSELKKHSETHKGKKIHQCRHCDFKTSDPFVLSGHILSVHTKDLPFKCKRCKRGFRQQNDLKKHMKTHSGRKVYQCQYCEYSTTDASGFKRHVISIHTKDYPHRCEYCKKGFRRPSEKNQHIMRHHKEAIM; this is encoded by the exons ATGGATCCAGGTGGTGGAAGCCTTGGGCTGCAAACACAAGAATCCAAAATGCCTCACACTATGATTATGCAGGATTTTG TGGCTGGAATGGCTGGCACTGCTCACATTGATGGAGACCATATTGTTGTATCAGTCCCCGAAGCTGTCCTAGTTTCTGATGTTGTTACCGATGATGGAATAACTCTTGATCATGGCTTAGCAGCTGAAGTTGTCCAAGGACCTGACATCATCACTGAAACTGATGTTGTAACAGAAGGTGTAATTGTTCCCGATTCCGTTTTGGAAGCTGATGTTGCTATTGAAGAAGCTTTAGATACCAGTGATCATGTTTTGACTTCTGATCTAATAACAGAAACCGTTAGAGTTCCTGATCAGGTTTTTGTGGCTGACCTTGTTACGGGTCCTGATGGACATCTGGAGCATGTGGTGCAAGACTCTGTGTCAGGAGCCAACTCGCCTACAATGGTTTCAGAAGAAGTTCTCGTAACGAACTCAGATTCTGAAGCAGTCATTCAAGGGGCTGGTACTGTTCCTGGCTCCACAGTGACTATAAAAACAGAAGACGATGACGATGGCAAGAGTACATCTGAAGACTACTTAATGATATCTT TGGATGATGTTGGAGAAAAGTTGGACCACATAGGAAGCACTCCCTTGAAAATCAGTACCGAGGTGACAAATGATGACGTTGCTAAAGACGACGGGTTTGGTTCAGAAGTTATCAAAGTGTACATATTTAAAGCTGAAGCCGAAGATGATGTCGAAATAG GTGGGACAGAAATTGTCACAGAGAGTGACTTTCACAATGGACATTCTGTAGCTGGAGTAATTGAACAAGGAGGTGTTGGTAGAATGCAGCGAGAAAAAATGGTTTACATGGCTGTTAAGGACTCTTCTCAGGAAGATGAAGACATTA GCTGTGCTGAAATAGCAGATGAAGTTTATATGGAAGTTATTGTAGGTGAAGAAGAAGCTACATCGCTTCCAGACACACAGCTTGAAGACTCTGGCGTGAATAAAACTTTTGTCCCTGTTGCTTGGGCTGCTGCTTACG GAGATGAAAGAAGGCTACCCAGAAGATACGAAGATGGTCAAGCGGCAG GAAATAACTTGGATACACGATTAGAAAACAAAAACGGTAATGCAACACAATACCTGCAGATTTGTGATAGCCTTAGCACTAATAGAGtgctaaaacaaaaaaccaggaaaaggaggagaggagaggccAGGCAATGGCAAACAG ctgTTATAATAGGTCCTGATGGACAGCCCTTAACAGTTTACCCTTGTCATATTTGTGggaaaaaatttaaatccaGAGGATTCTTGAAAAGGCACATGAAGAATCATCCAGATCATATGATCAAGAAGAAATACCAGTGTACAGACTGTGACTTTACAACTAACAAAAAAGTAAGTTTCCACAATCATCTGGAAAGCCATAAACTTATAAATAAAGTTGATAAAACCCATGAGTTCACAGAATATACAAGAAGATACAGAGAAGCAAGCCCACTGAGTTCTAATAAGCTAATACTGAGGGACAAGGAGCCTAAGCTACACAAGTGCAAATATTGTGACTATGAAACTGCAGAGCAGGGACTACTCAATAGACATCTCCTTGCAGTTCACAGTAAGAACTTCCCTCACGTATGTGTGGAGTGTGGGAAAGGATTCCGTCATCCATCAGAGCTGAAAAAGCATATGAGGACCCACACTGGGGAAAAGCCATACCAGTGTCAGCACTGTGTCTTCAGGTGTGCTGATCAGTCCAACCTGAAAACTcacatcaaaaccaaacacGGGACTGATTTGCCATTTAAATGTGAGCACTGTCCCCAGGCGTTCGCAGACGAAAAAGAactgcagcagcacacagaatTATTTCAAGGGCATAAGACTCATCAGTGTCCACATTGTGACCATAAGAGCACCAATTCAAGTGACCTGAAGCGACACATTATTTCAGTTCACACAAAGGATTTTCCCCACAAGTGCGAGGTATGTGAAAAAGGCTTCCATCGTCCATCCGAGCTCAAAAAGCATAGTGAAACCCATAAAGGTAAAAAGATCCATCAGTGTAGACACTGTGACTTTAAAACATCAGATCCTTTTGTACTTAGCGGGCATATCCTCTCAGTTCACACCAAGGACCTgccttttaaatgcaaaagatgTAAAAGAGGATTTAGGCAGCAAAATGACCTTAAGAAGCACATGAAGACCCACAGTGGAAGAAAAGTTTATCAATGCCAGTATTGTGAATATAGCACTACGGATGCGTCGGGATTTAAACGACATGTAATATCAATACACACAAAAGACTATCCACATAGGTGTGAGTATTGCAAAAAGGGATTCCGTAGaccctctgaaaaaaatcagcatataATGAGGCACCACAAAGAGGCCATAATGTAA